AAATGGCTACGACAATGTCGGTTCTATTTTTGAATTTACAATTTTCATTTCTCCAAACTTCTTGAAATCCACCATTTTGAGTTTCAATAAGCTGTCTTCAAGGTTTAATTCCTGAAAAGATTTTATACCTTCCACATGTCTTTTTAACATTTACATATAACAAAATACAATAGGTTCCATTGGAATTATTAATTACATATATACAACACTACAAActcccgcagcaacgcgcggaGTGTCATCTAGAGTTGTTAAACGCTCAAACCAAACTTCTTCTAAAAGTAGGGTGCTGCTTCCTCCTTGCAGAAAGCGGGTTTATAAAAATACGCCAAACTAATGTGATGGCGTAGCTCTGCTTCCAACCCCGACCCCACCACACCAGCGCCGTTCTCTTCACGCTGCCCCCTCTGTCTTTGCTGCCTGTTGGTTTGGTTAGGCTCAGCGGCGTCGCTAATCGCTGGCTCGCTGCTGGATCCACTAGTAGTTTAACTCGGCCTCGTCCTCTCCCCGCCCGTCCTTCCCTCTCCCGCGAGGCGAGAGAGAGCACGTGTCCGAATCAATCAAccaaccaaaccctaaccctacctGCCGCGAGCCCTGCAGAGAGGCTGCGGATGAAGccctcctccaccgccggcgacGCCTCCGCgtcaacggcggaggcggcgtcctcctcctcctcttcggggCCCTCCACGTCCGCGTCCACGTCCACCGCGGACGCCACCCACTACATCGCCAAGCGGGTGCTCCGGGGGAGCGCCGTGCTCCACGTCGCCGAGGGCTGCTTCCGCTCGCCCGACTCCGCCGACGTCGTCCTCGCCAAGGTTTGCTTCGCTCCCCCACACTTCCACGGGATGTCGATCGAATCATGTTTAGGGAGAGAATTTGGAGACGAGGAGTGTCTGTTTGCGGTTTCGTTGTGCTGTACCCTGTGTAAGTGGAACATCAGTGTTTGATGTCGCTGCAGACTGTAGGGTTGGTTGGTATCAGGAAGGGGAATTATTTCGAGTTCCGGATCAACCAGACGATCATGACTGTGCCGGCCGTTAGGTCGTTTAGTGTTGCAGTTCCAGAAGGTCTTTTTTTGTTGTTGAGGATTTGCAGTTTAAGTAGTTGTAACATTGTCAGAGTTATTCTTTATCATCTTCTGCTCAAATTTTTTGTCATCTTGGTGAGATTTCAATCCTGGCACGGCATACTTGGGAGACAAGTTTTGGTACTGCATATGAAGGGGAACTAATAATGTTATCTGAATGGAGACATGTATCTAAGAAGGAACACCTCACCTATAATATAAAAGTAGCATATGTGTCAATGTAGGGTTAAATCTCTACCGGATCAATTTTACAATTTACATAACGTATTTGCTGGTTCATGTTTCCTGTTTCATCTAACTGGGTTTCTGCTTCAGGAAACTTCACTGGAGTTGGTTGCtgttggtgatgatggtgttttaCAGTCAATATGTGATCAAGACATGTTTGGGATTATAAAAGATATCGGTGTATTGCAATGGCACTCTAGACATGTTGGTTTAATTCCACAGGTGCTGCTTCTTCTCACTACAGTCCGCAATCTTTGCAATGTTCTTTTGTACACTACATGTCCGTCTCTAATTGTGTTCAGAAGTGAGTGATTAATTAATTGTTGATCTTTTTCAGATAGAACACAAAGATCTTCTGGTTGTCCTTTCAGATTCTGGAAAGCTTTCCCTTCTTTACTTTTGTTCTGAGATGCATAGGTTAGTGCTATTTGGCTCTGTTTTTATGCCCTTGTTCTTTGTTTGTTGGTACTAGATTTTGGTTCTTAAATGTTGTTTTTTTGTGGTAATGCTTAGTCAACTGTATGTTATGAATCTAGCAGTATGTTGCCAGCCATTATCTTGTACTCTGCCAGTCTAATGATTTATGAAAAAAAATATCCAAGAGGCACTAGTGACGGTTAAAAAAATCATGGGTTCCAGTTTTAGGAACTAAAACTGGAAAATTACTTTCACTATCCAACCCTACTGTTTATAGTTTTCTTATTATGCTGAACTTATGAGGTGCCAGCTCACCTATAGTTGACATATCGCCCCTCTATTTCATTCTCTTCTCTTTCAGTCCCATTCTTTTCACAACATCTGGGATCCATGTGGTTTCTGCCTTGCTTTCTACATGTCAAATGGGCAAGCCCAACACTGCTGGTGGAGGTCCAGTCGAGATGGTTCTCTACAGTGAAAGCATAGATAATAGTTTTGTAAGAGATGGGTGGCGAGTTAGCCTACAACTTATCTTCATCGGATAAAATGGTTCAAGAATTGAGCCCATCGGCTCTTCCAGAGATCTATGAAACCAGATGACATTACATCACTTTTAAAAAACAGTTCTGTAGTAGTGTAGTTTTCACTGTTAATTAGATTCTTTTGGAAGGCGAATGGAGTAAATAGCCATATTCCTAAATTCTGATAAATGCTTGAGTTGAAGTGAATCTATTTATGCCTACAATTTTGTTAATTCCTTGCATTGTGGGCCCACATTTAGGGATGTTATTGTGGTTTTATAATACCTTTTCTGTCTACCAGCATGAGAATGATGAGTTGATGACCAATATAATTGCACCATGCTTAGAACTATGGAGACAAAATAAGGAAAAAATACAGTAGTATCCAAAAAGCTGCTGCCAGTTTCATTATTTATAGAAGCATGCTGTATGCGTATTATTAATTAAACCTGATGAGAATTCACTTAGCTTTTATTTAGCATGCAATTCATTCGTCAGTTGTAGTCCTGTTTTATCTGAGAATGAACCAAGTCCAGAGTTCAACAAGTACTGATAGATATTAATGTATGTATTTTAGGTTCTTCGCAATTGCCAATATTGAGTTATCCAAACCAGGAAATCTGAGGCATCATCTGGGAAGAATTTTAGCTATAGATCGAGAGTAAGAGCAAGTTTCTTCTTGTGAGGCCTTTTGGTTACACTTAGTTTTTTTTCTGTTGCAAGAAAAAGTTACAGCTATTTTTTTGCCATTATTCACTGATGTTTTTGTGTACATTTCTGCTATACATTTACTTGGGTATTAACATTTGTTATACCATCTCTTGTTCCGAgcttttgctcaaaaaaaaaaaaattcttgttATGAGCAAAAGTTGCATTGATAATTTTAACCACTCTTTCCACCATCAACATTGCATTATTTTGCAGCCATCCCTTTTAGCTTGAGTATTCTATCACCATTGCCCTTAACTAAATGGGAGTATTCTAGTTTATATGGCAAATGGCATAAAAAATTTCCGTGCTTCCTGTCAGATATTGTACATTGTACATTCTGTTGATGCTTATGTTTGACATTTTGTGCTTGTGTTAGGTTTGAATAGTTAGAGTTGCAACTAGTTCTGTGCTCATGCATGAAGCATCTTATCACATACCAGTTTACACTAGTGTCTTATGATATTGTCAAATCCTACCCAAGCATTTCAACCACATTAAATGGTGTTTGAATGTGATTATGGTTTTATGTGGCTTGAGTCCTATGGGTCATGACTAGCAACTATTTCTTAATTATCAGCATTTCTATATCATGGAAGCTTTTGCTCTATATAGCATGCTTTTATTAGTTTTGCTTTGTTATCTCTTTACACACAGTAAAATATTAAGCACCTAAAATTAAGGGGCTCTTATTATGAAGTTTCTTGACCTTAACTTCATCTTCTCTTGTCAGATCTAATTTTGTTGCTGTCAGTTCATATGAGGATAAGtttgcccttatacatgtttctGTTTCTCAGAGTGGTTCTGGCAGGGGTATCATTTCTGAGAAGGTGAGAGTTGAATGTTGTTAGTGACTTTCTTGACTCATTTATCATATGCTCAGTCTAATATTTACACTATATTATTCCAGATTTTGAAGATGTTCCATGTCATAATTTCAGAAATATTTTTATCCACCAGAAAATGAAGAGGATTCAAAGATCATAAGTTCGTCTAGGACCAGCATCCGTGGTACAATTTGGACGATGCGCTTCATATCTATCCCCCAAGATGAAGAATACTATCCAGTTCTGGCAATGATAATTAACAGGTTTGTTTGCTCTGAACTCATTTCATTTAGTTTGTAGCTTGCAATTGAATTCTACTTATTTTTTGATATTCTTATTTAAGTGTTGCACTAAATTCATTCCAGGAAAGGCTCTGATGTGAATGACTTGTCGTTATTTGGATATGACACCAGCAGCTGTGTTATTGACCACATCTCTAGTTATTCAGAAATTGGACCGTTGGCACTTGACATATCAGAAATTCCTGAAATGTTTGGCTTTGCACTTCTGTTGCGTGTTGGTGATGCTTTATTGTTGGATCTTAGAAATCCAAGGAACGTCTGCTGTATCCGAAGAATCAGCTTGATGACTAGCCTCATTGGAGAGCGAATCACTGTTGAAGATTCCTGTCCAGGATTAGATGTTGATGATGATGTGGCTGCTTGTGCTTTGCTAGAATTGAGAGATTCTGCTAATAACATAATGAAGGATGATGGTTATATGGACATTGATGGTGTTGACAGCAGAGGTAATGTGAAACCAAGGATTGTTTGCTCGTGGAGCTGGGAGCCACCTGAACCTGTCAGGCGTGGATGGGCAAGGCTTCTATTTTGTTTGGATGATGGAGAATTTCATATTTTGGAATTTACTTTGGATGTTGAAGGGGTGAAGCTGTACAAATTTGAATATATTGATAGGAGTTTGCCTTGCAGACCTCTTTTTTGGATGAAAAATAGAATGATAATAGGGTTTGTAGAGATGGGGGATGGCATGATTTTTAAACTTGGCGATCGTAGGTTGTTTCATAAAAGCACAATTCAGAATGTAGCACCAATATTGGATCTAGCAATTGCTGATTACCATGGTGAGAAACAGGATCAGATGTTTGCATGCTGTGGAATGTCCCCTGAGGGCTCTCTTCGAGTTTTACGGAATGGTGTCAATGTGGACAGACTTTTGAAAACTGAAGCTATTTATCAGGGTGTCACTGGTTTGTGGACTTTGAGAATGAAGACAACTGATGCCTACCATTCTTTTCTTGTGTTATCATTTGTGGAGGAAACCAGAATCCTGTCAGTAGGACTAAGTTTTAATGATATCAGTGATGCTGTGGGATTCCAGCCTGATGTTTGCACTTTAGCATGTGGTTTGGTGGCTGATGGTCTGCTTGTTCAAATTTACAGTAAAGGTGTTAAGGTCTGTTTGCCTACAGTATACGCTCACCCTGAAGGTGCCCCTTTAACTTCTCCAATTTGCACTGACTGGTATCCTGCTATCACTATCAGTGTTGGTGCTGTAGGACAtaatattgttgttgttgttacatCAAATCCTTGTTGCTTATATGTCCTTGGTGTTAGATCATCATCTTCTTACCAGTACGAGTTGTATGCGACACATCATGTGCAATTGCAGTATGAAGTATCATGCATATCTATCCCACAAGAGGATTGGAGACATGATAATGTAACTTTCAGCTGTGGAGAGGGTGATGACATTTGTAACAATTCCCCTCCTAAAGCTGATGTTCGCAAGTTTGCTGTTATTGGAACTCATAGACCTTCAGTGGAAATCATCTCCTTGGAACCTGGAGAAGCATTAAGGGTATTGACTATTGGGAATATATCAGTGAATAATGCGTTTGGTGCGCCAATGAGTGGTTGTATACCTGAAAATGTCAGGTTTGTTGCTGCTGAGAGGTTCTACATTCTTGCAGGCTTGAGAAATGGAATGCTACTCAGATTTGAGTCAGAAGCAAGTGATTACCTCCCTGGTTTTTTCTACAAGGACTCTTCTATTCCTTCTATTAATACATTCCTTCAGTTCATTTCGATACGGCGTATTGGAATTACTCCTGTACTGTTAGTGCCAATACATGATTCAGCAAATGCTGACATCATTGTTCTCAGTGATAGACCTTGGCTATTACATGCAGCAAGACATAGCCTGGCATATTCGTCCATTTCATTTCTTTCTGCTTCTCATGTCACACCCGTTTCATCTGTTGATTGCCCCAATGGTCTACTGTTTGTTGCTGAGAGCTGTTTGCATTTGGTAAGTTACTGTGACCAATAAAACCAGCAAAAGAAAAATATCTATGCATCTGCTTTTCTTCCCTAGGGATCAAGAATTATATCATGCATTGAGCGCCCTAAGTTACTGGACACGATAGGAGAGTAGAAATCACCAGAATTAAATTCCATGCTAATAAATATCTAAATACGTATTAGTACTAGTGATTTTTATTGCAGCAATCacattgaatgcaaagtgaattgaAGTATTAGACTAGCAAtccaatgcaaaaaaaaaaaagggacaATAAAtttcccttttcctttttctccttGTTGCTTTTATCTAGGCACATTCATTGACAAACAATTTGGCAATGGTACATACTTATTTTCTCACTTGCAGCAACAATTCCAACATCGCATGGTCCAATGTGGGACCATTTAAACTGTCAGTTTCTCTGGTTAGTTTATCAACTTAAGCTGTTAGCTTTTCTGGCCAGTGAACACCATTTACAGCATTGAGATTGTGCTGCTCTTGTTCCACTGCTCAAGTGCCAACACGTGACTATGCATTTCAGCCTTTGTTTAAGTGATTCACACTTGCGAAAAAAAATTAAATTGTTCAATTTTAACTGCACTTGGTTAAGTCTGGAACTTGTGAACTTCACTAGTTACTTGACTTCAGGTTCTCCTTTTGTTTTAACAATTCACTTTGAAAGAATCTGTGAATTGTGAAATGTTCAAATCTTTCTTGAATTTTGAACTGTTCTAGACAGATAAAAAATGGCTTTATGACCACATATCACCTCTATTGGTAATGGTGTACCGCTTATCTCTCCTAGTCTTTGTTGGAACCCACAACTCGaagccccccacccccacccccccatTGTTGGTTCTTTCATGTTTCAAGTAGACTACTTGAGTTCCAGTGCATCTGTTATTGGTCTTGCCATATGGTATGTGAGGCAATTACTGGTACAATATCTGATGCATGATTTTGGTTCAGAACTACTAGTTGATTGAAATATTACTCCAGTGATGTTCTATTTCTTTCTTACAATGTGTGCCTGTGGTGTTCTCACTCGTGTATGTTTGTATTAGTGTGTCCATGTATGTGTGCTTATCTTCTGTCATTTGCTGTCAGGTTGAATTGGTTCATGGGAAGCGATTGAATGCACAAAAGTTTTCAATTGGAGGGACTCCAAGGAAAGTGCTATACCATAATGAAAGCAGAACACTGTTGGTACTAAGAACTGGGCTAAGTGGTGCATCGTCTTCTTCAGATATTGTCCAAGTAGATCCACAAAATGGGGTATTACTTTCGAGATATAAGTGTGAACCTGGTGAAACAGCAAAATGCATGCAAATTGCAAAAATAGGAAATGATCAAGTTTTAATCGTTGGGACCAATAAGTCTGCTGGACGGCCAATGATGTCAAATGGTGAAGCAGAAAGGTTCACACCTGATCTTTTGTTTATAATAATACAGTTTATTTCTAATATGTCCATGATTCATTAGCAATATTTTCTTTGATTCGCAACTACATATTTTTTTGTGGTTGTGTGGAGTGTAACCATTGAGAATATCCTTTCATCTAGACTTAGTTATTGCATTTTATTATAAAGGCGTGTCAAGATTTTAATACATTCATGAACTTCATATGATGATACTCATGCAGTGCTTAGATGTTATGCTGGGCCAGAAAAATTACCAAGTTtgaggttttttttttttctttcaatttGGCCTGGTTTTTGTTTGCATAGTATCAAGTTCTGTATAAATGTTTCCTAAGTTAAGGATTTAGATTTCTATAAAGCATCTGAAACCATAAACCATgtagttttttatttttctcataCAGAGCTTCATCAGTCTGCAATCTAGATATGTTTAAATAGCTGTCTGATTCTTATTGATTGATTGTTATCAATGATCGTCCGTGATTTTAGTTGAATGAAGCTAAGTGTGGGTATTCTTTATTGATGAAGCAGCATCAAGGGACGCCTGATTGTTCTAAGCTTGGAGGCGGTTGGAAGTCCTCGTGAGAGCAGTTCGTTTATTCCAACTTCTAGTTTTAATCCCTCTTCACATTCTGGTTCTCCTTTCCATGAGATTGTTGGATATACAACTGAGGAATTTTCTAGTAACAGCCTGTGCAGCAGTCCTGATGAGTTTTGCTGCAACCAGATCCAAGCTGAACAAATGGCAGGACAATTGAGATCATTGACTCATGCTATATTGAATGGCGCAGTTCTTGCTGTGTGTCCCTATCTAGATCGTTATGTGTTGGCAGCTGCTGGTAATACGGTATGATATCTATATGCTGTTTTAACTAtatttttttgtgaaaattttt
Above is a genomic segment from Miscanthus floridulus cultivar M001 chromosome 3, ASM1932011v1, whole genome shotgun sequence containing:
- the LOC136541583 gene encoding uncharacterized protein isoform X3 translates to MRFISIPQDEEYYPVLAMIINRKGSDVNDLSLFGYDTSSCVIDHISSYSEIGPLALDISEIPEMFGFALLLRVGDALLLDLRNPRNVCCIRRISLMTSLIGERITVEDSCPGLDVDDDVAACALLELRDSANNIMKDDGYMDIDGVDSRGNVKPRIVCSWSWEPPEPVRRGWARLLFCLDDGEFHILEFTLDVEGVKLYKFEYIDRSLPCRPLFWMKNRMIIGFVEMGDGMIFKLGDRRLFHKSTIQNVAPILDLAIADYHGEKQDQMFACCGMSPEGSLRVLRNGVNVDRLLKTEAIYQGVTGLWTLRMKTTDAYHSFLVLSFVEETRILSVGLSFNDISDAVGFQPDVCTLACGLVADGLLVQIYSKGVKVCLPTVYAHPEGAPLTSPICTDWYPAITISVGAVGHNIVVVVTSNPCCLYVLGVRSSSSYQYELYATHHVQLQYEVSCISIPQEDWRHDNVTFSCGEGDDICNNSPPKADVRKFAVIGTHRPSVEIISLEPGEALRVLTIGNISVNNAFGAPMSGCIPENVRFVAAERFYILAGLRNGMLLRFESEASDYLPGFFYKDSSIPSINTFLQFISIRRIGITPVLLVPIHDSANADIIVLSDRPWLLHAARHSLAYSSISFLSASHVTPVSSVDCPNGLLFVAESCLHLVELVHGKRLNAQKFSIGGTPRKVLYHNESRTLLVLRTGLSGASSSSDIVQVDPQNGVLLSRYKCEPGETAKCMQIAKIGNDQVLIVGTNKSAGRPMMSNGEAESSIKGRLIVLSLEAVGSPRESSSFIPTSSFNPSSHSGSPFHEIVGYTTEEFSSNSLCSSPDEFCCNQIQAEQMAGQLRSLTHAILNGAVLAVCPYLDRYVLAAAGNTIYVFGFTNENPHRMKKCAVGRTRFTITCLKTFASRIAVGDCRDGVLFYSYNESHRKLELIYSDPAHRLVGDIALLNCETAVVSDRRGSISVLSCTRLEVSESPQKNLAVNCSFYMGETAMSIQKAAFRYRLPIDDDTDPVLETVYDCIVASTMLGSLFVMIPLTSEEHQLLQDVQERLSVHPLTAPVLGNDHAEFRQRGTPSVVPPILDGDMLVQFLELTGEQQQAILAHTLPGKGPHRPLSVFEVLRTLERIHYALN
- the LOC136541583 gene encoding uncharacterized protein isoform X1, which translates into the protein MKPSSTAGDASASTAEAASSSSSSGPSTSASTSTADATHYIAKRVLRGSAVLHVAEGCFRSPDSADVVLAKETSLELVAVGDDGVLQSICDQDMFGIIKDIGVLQWHSRHVGLIPQIEHKDLLVVLSDSGKLSLLYFCSEMHRFFAIANIELSKPGNLRHHLGRILAIDRESNFVAVSSYEDKFALIHVSVSQSGSGRGIISEKKYFYPPENEEDSKIISSSRTSIRGTIWTMRFISIPQDEEYYPVLAMIINRKGSDVNDLSLFGYDTSSCVIDHISSYSEIGPLALDISEIPEMFGFALLLRVGDALLLDLRNPRNVCCIRRISLMTSLIGERITVEDSCPGLDVDDDVAACALLELRDSANNIMKDDGYMDIDGVDSRGNVKPRIVCSWSWEPPEPVRRGWARLLFCLDDGEFHILEFTLDVEGVKLYKFEYIDRSLPCRPLFWMKNRMIIGFVEMGDGMIFKLGDRRLFHKSTIQNVAPILDLAIADYHGEKQDQMFACCGMSPEGSLRVLRNGVNVDRLLKTEAIYQGVTGLWTLRMKTTDAYHSFLVLSFVEETRILSVGLSFNDISDAVGFQPDVCTLACGLVADGLLVQIYSKGVKVCLPTVYAHPEGAPLTSPICTDWYPAITISVGAVGHNIVVVVTSNPCCLYVLGVRSSSSYQYELYATHHVQLQYEVSCISIPQEDWRHDNVTFSCGEGDDICNNSPPKADVRKFAVIGTHRPSVEIISLEPGEALRVLTIGNISVNNAFGAPMSGCIPENVRFVAAERFYILAGLRNGMLLRFESEASDYLPGFFYKDSSIPSINTFLQFISIRRIGITPVLLVPIHDSANADIIVLSDRPWLLHAARHSLAYSSISFLSASHVTPVSSVDCPNGLLFVAESCLHLVELVHGKRLNAQKFSIGGTPRKVLYHNESRTLLVLRTGLSGASSSSDIVQVDPQNGVLLSRYKCEPGETAKCMQIAKIGNDQVLIVGTNKSAGRPMMSNGEAESSIKGRLIVLSLEAVGSPRESSSFIPTSSFNPSSHSGSPFHEIVGYTTEEFSSNSLCSSPDEFCCNQIQAEQMAGQLRSLTHAILNGAVLAVCPYLDRYVLAAAGNTIYVFGFTNENPHRMKKCAVGRTRFTITCLKTFASRIAVGDCRDGVLFYSYNESHRKLELIYSDPAHRLVGDIALLNCETAVVSDRRGSISVLSCTRLEVSESPQKNLAVNCSFYMGETAMSIQKAAFRYRLPIDDDTDPVLETVYDCIVASTMLGSLFVMIPLTSEEHQLLQDVQERLSVHPLTAPVLGNDHAEFRQRGTPSVVPPILDGDMLVQFLELTGEQQQAILAHTLPGKGPHRPLSVFEVLRTLERIHYALN
- the LOC136541583 gene encoding uncharacterized protein isoform X2, which translates into the protein MKPSSTAGDASASTAEAASSSSSSGPSTSASTSTADATHYIAKRVLRGSAVLHVAEGCFRSPDSADVVLAKETSLELVAVGDDGVLQSICDQDMFGIIKDIGVLQWHSRHVGLIPQIEHKDLLVVLSDSGKLSLLYFCSEMHRFFAIANIELSKPGNLRHHLGRILAIDRESNFVAVSSYEDKFALIHVSVSQSGSGRGIISEKKYFYPPENEEDSKIISSSRTSIRGTIWTMRFISIPQDEEYYPVLAMIINRKGSDVNDLSLFGYDTSSCVIDHISSYSEIGPLALDISEIPEMFGFALLLRVGDALLLDLRNPRNVCCIRRISLMTSLIGERITVEDSCPGLDVDDDVAACALLELRDSANNIMKDDGYMDIDGVDSRGNVKPRIVCSWSWEPPEPVRRGWARLLFCLDDGEFHILEFTLDVEGVKLYKFEYIDRSLPCRPLFWMKNRMIIGFVEMGDGMIFKLGDRRLFHKSTIQNVAPILDLAIADYHGEKQDQMFACCGMSPEGSLRVLRNGVNVDRLLKTEAIYQGVTGLWTLRMKTTDAYHSFLVLSFVEETRILSVGLSFNDISDAVGFQPDVCTLACGLVADGLLVQIYSKGVKVCLPTVYAHPEGAPLTSPICTDWYPAITISVGAVGHNIVVVVTSNPCCLYVLGVRSSSSYQYELYATHHVQLQYEVSCISIPQEDWRHDNVTFSCGEGDDICNNSPPKADVRKFAVIGTHRPSVEIISLEPGEALRVLTIGNISVNNAFGAPMSGCIPENVRFVAAERFYILAGLRNGMLLRFESEASDYLPGFFYKDSSIPSINTFLQFISIRRIGITPVLLVPIHDSANADIIVLSDRPWLLHAARHSLAYSSISFLSASHVTPVSSVDCPNGLLFVAESCLHLVELVHGKRLNAQKFSIGGTPRKVLYHNESRTLLVLRTGLSGASSSSDIVQVDPQNGVLLSRYKCEPGETAKCMQIAKIGNDQVLIVGTNKSAGRPMMSNGEAESIKGRLIVLSLEAVGSPRESSSFIPTSSFNPSSHSGSPFHEIVGYTTEEFSSNSLCSSPDEFCCNQIQAEQMAGQLRSLTHAILNGAVLAVCPYLDRYVLAAAGNTIYVFGFTNENPHRMKKCAVGRTRFTITCLKTFASRIAVGDCRDGVLFYSYNESHRKLELIYSDPAHRLVGDIALLNCETAVVSDRRGSISVLSCTRLEVSESPQKNLAVNCSFYMGETAMSIQKAAFRYRLPIDDDTDPVLETVYDCIVASTMLGSLFVMIPLTSEEHQLLQDVQERLSVHPLTAPVLGNDHAEFRQRGTPSVVPPILDGDMLVQFLELTGEQQQAILAHTLPGKGPHRPLSVFEVLRTLERIHYALN